The genome window GCCCCTCCAGAACAAGGTTCAGTATCTGTGCTCTCTTCGCTTCTCGCTCGGTCAAATGTAGTCCTCTCATGGACTGACATATTCACTGAGCAGTTACCTACTGACAATATCACTGAGCAAAGACAATATCTTCTGGAAGGGGACCAACGGTAACCTCTGGCACGCTTACTGGAACGGCTCGTGGTCCACGGACACCGACCTGGGGGTGGCCATCGCCTCCTCTCCCGCTGCCGTCGCCCACGGCAACGGCCTCATCGAGGTGTTCTACGCCTTGGCCGGAAACAAGCTGGGACACACCTCCTGGGACGGGAGCTGGCATCACAAGTCCTATAGCGATGAGATCAGCGGCCAGCCCGCCGTTGCGGCACGTTCAGCTACTCTCTACGACGTCTTCTGGAAGTACAAGGCCAGCAATCTGAAGCACGCTTACAACCAGGACGGGAAGTGGAGCGATACCGTCTCGCTCGATACCGTCATTACCTCGGACCCTGCCGCGGTCTCCTGGGGCGACGGCCGCCTTGATGTCTTTTACCGGCAGGGCGCCCAGACGATGGGACACAAGTACTGGAACGGCTCGTGGGGCGCCGACACGGTGGACATGACCGGGGCGACGTTCGGGTCGTCGCCTGCCGTTGCGTCCTGGGCTAACGGCCGCCTTGACCTGTTCCTCCGCGGCACGGACGGCACGGTCCAGCACAAGGCGTGGGACGGCAGTTGGCACGCGTGGGGAGAAGCTCGATACTACCGTCTGGTACGTGGCGAAGGGCGACTACATCACGGATATTACGGTATCGTCCTCGGATAATCGGAAGAAGGCCATGTATGGCTGTCCGAACGGATTTGAGCAGGTCAGTCAGGACATGAACGAAGGCTCCGGCGGCAAGTACATCTACGTTTGCCTACTGCGCGGCGACGAGGCGGATGCCGTGAAGGGGGTCAACGCCGTGGTTGCCTCGGAGGACGATGGCGAGTGCTATGACGTCGTGAATCCGAGAAACGCCAACGCTCATGGGATCGATCGGGGCGACAATAGAGACATATTTGAGTTTCACAGGGTCCACGTAAATCTCAATAACGGCAAGTATCCTAACATCCATCTTTGCTATTCAGTCAAGGGCGACGGGGCGCTCAAGGACCTGAAATTCACGACAACGGATGCATGCCCCGCGGGATACGGCAAGATGCCGGCCAATTTCGGGAGCTACAGGGATTTCAAGGACAAGGTAACGGGGAATAGCCTGCAGCACATGGACTATAACGGCTATTGGCTCACCCTCACTGAAGACGATAACTACGACATCGTCGACTTCAATCTGGGCGAGCGCGGGGAGACGATCACGGGTTGCACCAACCCCCCGCTCCCCCTCAAGGCAACCCGTTAGGAAACTGGTGCCTCAAGAGGAAGGGTTTCCTGCGCCGAACTCCTCTTCCGGGAAGAGGTCGCTCAGCGCGGACTCCAGCTCAGAGTACATAACCTCGCCGCGCGACTGTGTGAAGTAGAGCGCCATCATCCTGTGCGCCGGCCATCCCCATGCCCAGGTGCCGTCCGAGCCGCCGTGGCGGAATGCGAACGGCATCCCGGTCTGCCCCGGCCGGCCTGCCAGCCACCACATCTGGCCATACCGCCACGTCATCCCCGGGAAGCCGCCCGGCTCCCCGGCATCCGGCGCCGTGGACAGGGCGCGCCCGATCGCCGCCTCGGAGATGAGCCGCCGCCCGCCGAACACTCCGCCATTCAGCCAGACCGATACGAAGCGAGCATAGTCCGCAGGTGAGGTAAAGATGCCTTGCGACATCGGCGTGAACGGCGGCGCCATGGGGTAGGGGAGGTTCGGCCCCATGGTCGGGTCCCACTTGCGCTGCCACTGCCCCTGCCGCAGCTCGTAAGCGCTCGCCGTGCGAGCAAGGAAAGCCGGCGTCGCGGTGTCCAGCGTATAGGTGTCCGCCATGCCCAGCGGGACGAACACGCGCCGGTGGAAAACTTCGGAGAGCGATGCCCCCGTGACCGCCTCGATGAGAGCGCCCAGGAAGTCCGCGCCGATGTCGCTGTAGTGGAATATCCCTCTCTGGTAGTCCGGCCCCACC of SAR202 cluster bacterium contains these proteins:
- a CDS encoding beta-lactamase family protein, which encodes MASHCNPFPPASPKDVGLSEYQVTRLARIVRGYVDDGDIVGAKVLLVKDGRTVLHEAAGWKDREAGKPMAAGTLFNIRSMTKPIGGMVIQMLIDDGVLGLHDPIGKHLPHFNNPRSGKITIEHLLTHRSGFRQYRVPRMPLHSLGEIADHIGEVGPDYQRGIFHYSDIGADFLGALIEAVTGASLSEVFHRRVFVPLGMADTYTLDTATPAFLARTASAYELRQGQWQRKWDPTMGPNLPYPMAPPFTPMSQGIFTSPADYARFVSVWLNGGVFGGRRLISEAAIGRALSTAPDAGEPGGFPGMTWRYGQMWWLAGRPGQTGMPFAFRHGGSDGTWAWGWPAHRMMALYFTQSRGEVMYSELESALSDLFPEEEFGAGNPSS